The Desulfohalovibrio reitneri genome contains a region encoding:
- a CDS encoding GNAT family N-acetyltransferase, which yields MYNPYMVGKRVYLRHPTPEDVEGRWHEWLSDEETTLWLGSRYWPNCLENQRAFYESITKGKERMVLSVVDIETDRHIGVCNLSGINWLHRYTDMAVVIGEKEYRTGPYVLECVSMLLQIAFLRLNLRIVKGGYLACNESSKAILDVFRFREVGRYENLIWCNGAYTDNVMVMLHRDDWMRRNMKRIEG from the coding sequence ATGTACAACCCCTACATGGTGGGCAAGCGCGTCTATTTGCGGCATCCCACGCCGGAAGACGTTGAAGGCCGCTGGCACGAATGGCTGAGCGACGAGGAGACCACGCTCTGGCTCGGCTCGCGCTATTGGCCGAACTGCCTGGAAAACCAGCGCGCGTTCTACGAGTCCATCACCAAGGGGAAGGAGCGGATGGTCCTGTCCGTGGTGGACATCGAGACCGATCGGCACATAGGCGTGTGCAATCTTAGCGGCATCAACTGGCTGCACAGGTACACGGACATGGCCGTGGTCATCGGTGAGAAAGAATACCGCACAGGCCCCTATGTTCTGGAATGCGTCTCCATGCTGCTGCAGATCGCCTTCCTCAGGCTCAATCTGCGCATCGTCAAGGGAGGTTATCTGGCCTGCAACGAGTCCTCAAAGGCGATTCTGGACGTGTTTCGTTTCAGGGAAGTCGGCAGATACGAGAATCTCATCTGGTGTAATGGCGCCTACACGGACAACGTCATGGTCATGCTGCACCGCGACGATTGGATGCGGCGCAACATGAAGCGGATCGAGGGCTGA
- a CDS encoding ABC transporter ATP-binding protein produces MVAQFVAGMLDGIGVLGLLPLLSIATGNMSESSTLHQFVVGILDFFSLPATVPVLLAFIVVLMLLKAVFSYLAIIQVGYAVANASTDLRQDLIQSLLKTRWSHFMHLPVGTFANALSYESVSGAKAYWAMCQATALLFQILFYAVASCLVSWPVVIASLFVGGVFTLAVSGFIRMARAAGIQQTELMNNISARFADALSGLKSLKAMAAEGRLSPLLEKENRLLDKALRKFVLARGALTTTQEPILIVFLALIMYFALTYMQIALSELMVLVFLFYRIVTRFGTVQVVYQNMVVNESAFWSLHRTIENAVAAREQSTGTEKPSLTQGISLSSVAKNYDGKDVYTDLNLDVPAIGMTVLAGQSGAGKTTMADIIIGLVTPDKGQVLIDGTPLEEIDIKAWRSIIGYVPQELFLFNDTIRNNITLRDETLTDEDVHDALKSAGAYDFVMSMRDGLDTQVGERGGILSGGQRQRIAIARALTRKPRLLVLDEATSALDEQTERELAATVRELARSTCVLAVTHRPALVKCADSVFFLKDGKAEDRSEGRKHTTLAGQAVK; encoded by the coding sequence TTGGTCGCGCAGTTTGTGGCGGGCATGCTGGACGGTATCGGCGTGCTCGGTCTGCTACCGCTTCTGTCCATTGCCACTGGAAATATGTCCGAGTCCTCCACGCTGCACCAGTTCGTGGTCGGCATCCTGGACTTCTTCTCCCTGCCAGCCACAGTGCCTGTGTTGCTGGCCTTCATCGTGGTGCTGATGCTGCTCAAGGCGGTTTTCTCCTATCTGGCCATCATTCAGGTGGGGTACGCCGTGGCCAATGCCTCCACAGACTTGCGGCAGGATCTCATCCAGTCCCTGCTCAAGACGCGCTGGTCCCACTTCATGCACCTGCCCGTGGGCACCTTCGCCAACGCACTGAGCTACGAGAGCGTCAGCGGGGCCAAGGCCTACTGGGCCATGTGCCAGGCCACGGCCCTGCTGTTCCAGATTTTGTTCTACGCCGTGGCCTCGTGTTTGGTCTCCTGGCCTGTGGTCATAGCGTCGCTCTTTGTGGGAGGAGTGTTCACCCTGGCGGTCAGCGGGTTCATCCGAATGGCACGGGCGGCGGGCATCCAGCAGACCGAGTTGATGAATAACATCTCCGCCCGTTTCGCTGACGCCCTGTCGGGCCTCAAGTCGCTCAAGGCCATGGCCGCCGAGGGTAGGCTCTCTCCACTGCTGGAGAAGGAAAACCGGCTGTTGGACAAGGCTCTGCGCAAGTTCGTCCTCGCCCGCGGCGCGCTGACAACCACCCAGGAGCCCATTCTCATCGTGTTCCTGGCGCTGATCATGTATTTCGCCCTGACCTACATGCAGATCGCGTTGTCCGAGCTCATGGTGCTGGTCTTTCTGTTCTACAGGATCGTCACCAGGTTCGGCACGGTGCAGGTGGTCTATCAGAACATGGTGGTGAACGAGAGCGCCTTTTGGTCACTGCACAGAACCATTGAGAACGCGGTGGCGGCCAGGGAGCAAAGTACCGGCACCGAGAAACCGAGCCTCACCCAGGGCATCAGCCTGAGCTCCGTGGCCAAGAACTACGACGGTAAGGACGTGTACACCGATCTGAACCTGGACGTTCCGGCCATCGGCATGACCGTTCTCGCCGGGCAGTCCGGGGCGGGCAAGACCACCATGGCGGACATCATCATCGGCTTGGTTACTCCGGACAAGGGGCAGGTTCTGATTGACGGCACGCCTCTGGAAGAAATCGACATCAAGGCTTGGCGCTCGATCATCGGTTACGTGCCCCAGGAGTTGTTCCTGTTCAACGACACCATCCGCAACAACATCACCCTGCGCGACGAGACCCTGACGGACGAGGACGTGCATGACGCGCTGAAGAGCGCGGGAGCCTACGATTTTGTCATGTCCATGCGCGACGGCCTGGACACGCAGGTGGGGGAGCGGGGCGGCATCCTTTCCGGAGGCCAGCGCCAGCGCATCGCCATCGCGAGGGCCCTGACGCGCAAACCCAGGCTGTTGGTTCTGGACGAGGCCACCAGCGCGTTGGACGAGCAAACCGAGCGAGAACTGGCGGCCACCGTCAGGGAGCTTGCCAGAAGCACATGCGTGCTGGCCGTGACGCACCGTCCGGCGTTGGTAAAGTGCGCCGATTCCGTGTTTTTCCTCAAGGACGGCAAGGCAGAGGACAGGTCCGAGGGACGGAAGCATACGACCTTGGCCGGTCAAGCGGTGAAATGA
- the hisH gene encoding imidazole glycerol phosphate synthase subunit HisH: MQTIALVDYGLANIRSVYNALECFRVNIVIAENGQQLREADKIVLPGVGSFDAGMRGIRSRGHEEVLSELVLRGDTPFLGICLGLQFLFEGSEEGEAAGLGWLPGKCAKFPTGPSHPIVPHMGWNDIEPVNGGRLLSELHPPLTFYFVHSYYAPANADVPLAATCEHGLTFCAAVERDNIMATQFHPEKSQLAGLKLLETFLTKL, encoded by the coding sequence ATGCAGACCATTGCCTTGGTTGATTACGGACTGGCCAATATCAGATCGGTTTACAACGCCCTGGAATGCTTCAGGGTGAACATCGTCATCGCGGAAAACGGCCAGCAACTGCGCGAAGCGGACAAGATCGTTCTGCCGGGTGTTGGTTCCTTCGACGCGGGCATGCGCGGCATCCGCTCACGCGGTCATGAAGAGGTGCTGAGCGAACTGGTGCTGCGGGGGGACACACCCTTCCTGGGCATCTGCCTGGGATTGCAGTTCCTCTTCGAGGGCAGCGAGGAGGGCGAGGCCGCAGGGCTTGGCTGGCTGCCAGGCAAGTGCGCAAAATTCCCCACCGGGCCCAGTCACCCCATTGTGCCGCACATGGGGTGGAACGACATCGAACCCGTGAACGGGGGACGGCTTTTGTCGGAACTGCATCCCCCGTTGACCTTCTATTTTGTCCACAGCTACTATGCGCCCGCCAACGCGGACGTTCCGTTGGCTGCCACGTGCGAGCACGGCCTCACCTTCTGCGCCGCGGTGGAGCGCGACAACATCATGGCCACCCAGTTCCATCCGGAAAAGTCGCAACTGGCCGGGCTGAAGCTCCTGGAAACCTTCCTGACCAAGCTATGA
- the hisF gene encoding imidazole glycerol phosphate synthase subunit HisF, which yields MIKNRLIASLLVYNGQVVQARKFKRTNMVGSAFTAVDFFNAWTVDEIMVLEISYTRTFMERFVDILNDLSKRCFVPLSVGGKVDSLEHVHRLTRVGADKVVVNTNAVRNPVLVRQIADNYGTQCCVVSIDCRPNEDMPSGYEPMIDNGKMETGLDALEWASHVVELGAGELMINSLEYDGNRQGYDLNLVRAVADSVPVPVIAFGGVGKWEHFVEGVREGHADAVAAGNIFHYTEHSTKKAKDFMAEQGIPVRASTFYKVDMPRHPQYEKYLKAR from the coding sequence ATGATCAAGAATCGGCTCATCGCCTCCTTGCTCGTATACAACGGCCAAGTGGTGCAGGCGCGGAAGTTCAAGCGCACCAACATGGTCGGTAGCGCCTTCACGGCCGTGGACTTCTTCAACGCCTGGACCGTTGATGAAATTATGGTCCTGGAAATTTCTTACACCCGCACTTTTATGGAGCGGTTCGTCGACATCCTCAACGACCTCTCCAAGCGGTGCTTTGTCCCGCTTTCCGTGGGCGGCAAGGTCGATTCCCTGGAGCATGTGCACAGGTTGACTCGTGTGGGGGCGGACAAGGTGGTGGTCAACACCAACGCAGTGCGCAATCCCGTCTTGGTCAGGCAGATCGCGGACAACTACGGTACCCAGTGCTGCGTGGTATCCATCGACTGCCGGCCCAACGAGGACATGCCCTCCGGATACGAACCCATGATCGACAACGGCAAGATGGAAACCGGGCTTGACGCCCTGGAGTGGGCTTCCCATGTTGTGGAACTGGGAGCGGGGGAGTTGATGATCAATTCCCTGGAGTACGATGGCAACCGGCAGGGTTACGACCTGAACCTGGTGCGCGCCGTGGCGGACAGCGTCCCGGTGCCCGTCATCGCCTTCGGCGGTGTAGGCAAGTGGGAGCATTTCGTCGAGGGCGTGCGAGAGGGTCACGCCGATGCGGTGGCCGCGGGCAACATTTTCCACTACACGGAACACTCCACAAAAAAGGCCAAGGATTTCATGGCGGAGCAGGGTATTCCGGTGCGCGCCAGCACCTTCTACAAGGTGGACATGCCCCGCCACCCCCAATACGAGAAATACCTCAAAGCGAGATAG
- a CDS encoding N-acetyl sugar amidotransferase, with protein MDYCQRCVYPANARPGIIFDEHGVCSGCRSIEQRLNTPFEDREEQLKEILAEYSARQREKKNPYDCIIPVSGGKDSTWQTWLIKEKFGFNPLLVCYNHTYNTPLGMRNLANMVKRLDCNLVRFTSAPGSAIRMSKYMLEKVGDLTWHYHAGITTFPIKAAVMHDVPLIIWGEHGFQDLVGMYDLEDGVEFTKKVRQEHSMRGFEPEDLIDDPDCPLTSYDLAPFFYPSDEELERVGVRGIYISNFVRWDAYEQVRFLVDELGFETAQSRERTFNIYSKLEDIHANGVHDYLKYLKFGYGRATDDASMEIRFGRMTREEGIEMVGRHDHVRPRDLDIFLREADMTEEEFLQYVDPMRDPMIWEKVDGEWVAKDSVVNHVNDPGVEAAKLELIDFEPVRPTPERTSTHAQRMNEQTEYIVL; from the coding sequence ATGGATTATTGTCAGCGCTGCGTTTACCCGGCCAATGCCCGTCCCGGCATCATTTTCGACGAGCACGGTGTCTGTTCCGGCTGCAGGTCCATCGAACAGCGCCTGAACACGCCGTTCGAAGACAGGGAAGAACAGCTCAAGGAGATTCTTGCCGAGTACAGCGCCAGGCAGAGGGAAAAAAAGAATCCCTACGACTGCATCATTCCCGTTTCCGGAGGCAAGGACAGCACTTGGCAGACGTGGCTGATCAAGGAGAAGTTCGGCTTCAATCCGTTGCTGGTCTGCTACAACCATACGTACAACACCCCGCTGGGCATGCGGAATCTGGCCAACATGGTCAAACGGCTGGACTGCAACCTTGTGCGTTTTACCTCCGCCCCAGGGTCGGCCATCCGCATGTCGAAATACATGCTGGAGAAGGTCGGCGATCTCACGTGGCACTACCACGCGGGGATCACCACCTTCCCCATCAAGGCCGCGGTGATGCACGACGTTCCGCTCATCATCTGGGGCGAACACGGATTCCAGGACCTCGTGGGCATGTACGACCTCGAGGACGGCGTCGAATTCACCAAAAAGGTCAGGCAGGAGCACTCCATGCGCGGGTTCGAGCCCGAGGATCTCATCGACGATCCTGACTGCCCCCTGACCAGCTATGATCTGGCGCCTTTCTTCTACCCGTCCGATGAAGAACTCGAGCGGGTCGGGGTGCGCGGCATCTACATCTCCAACTTCGTGCGCTGGGACGCTTACGAACAGGTCCGCTTTCTCGTGGACGAATTGGGCTTCGAAACCGCCCAGTCACGCGAGCGGACCTTCAACATCTACTCGAAGCTCGAGGACATCCACGCCAACGGCGTGCACGACTACCTGAAATACCTCAAGTTCGGGTATGGCAGGGCCACAGACGACGCCTCCATGGAAATTCGGTTCGGCCGTATGACCCGCGAGGAAGGCATTGAGATGGTTGGCAGGCACGACCACGTCCGGCCCAGGGATCTGGATATCTTCCTGCGCGAGGCGGATATGACCGAAGAGGAATTTCTCCAATACGTCGACCCCATGCGTGACCCCATGATCTGGGAGAAGGTGGATGGAGAGTGGGTGGCCAAGGACTCGGTGGTGAATCATGTCAACGACCCGGGAGTGGAGGCGGCCAAGCTCGAACTCATCGATTTCGAGCCGGTGCGCCCCACCCCCGAGCGTACAAGCACCCACGCCCAACGCATGAACGAGCAGACGGAATACATCGTCCTGTAA